A single genomic interval of Stieleria maiorica harbors:
- a CDS encoding Gfo/Idh/MocA family protein, protein MTIRWGLLGCGDIASKRVADAIIADERSELVAACRRTEHLLQDFADRFNIPTRLTSAEQLFAREDLDAIYIATPVFRHCAQTIAAAEAGKHVLVEKPMAYSTAECQRMITACSTAKVTLGVAYYRRFYPVVLRLAELIADGSLGRPLSILATTGNPKRFPTEDWRVVKALGGGGPLMDIGSHRLDLFLQLFGRPRHVQAACAPSPEHDTEDMASLLIEFENGCHGVLQCYFGTLDTPDRLEVIGTDGRATTEDLNAGDLTIITADGRRTESHPPHANLHAPLISDFSDAIVSGRPPIVTGELGMATNEMMAIAYRESSGNRRQ, encoded by the coding sequence ATGACGATACGCTGGGGATTGCTGGGGTGCGGCGATATCGCCAGCAAACGGGTTGCCGACGCGATCATCGCCGACGAAAGGTCAGAGCTGGTGGCCGCGTGCCGGCGAACCGAACACCTGCTTCAGGACTTCGCAGACCGGTTCAACATCCCGACGCGATTGACGTCCGCCGAGCAATTGTTTGCCCGCGAAGACTTGGACGCCATCTACATCGCCACACCGGTGTTCCGGCACTGTGCCCAGACCATTGCCGCGGCCGAGGCCGGGAAACACGTGCTGGTGGAAAAGCCGATGGCGTATTCGACGGCGGAGTGCCAGCGGATGATCACCGCCTGCTCCACGGCTAAAGTGACGTTGGGGGTCGCTTATTACCGGCGTTTCTACCCCGTCGTGTTGCGTCTGGCGGAATTGATCGCCGACGGATCGCTGGGGCGTCCGCTTTCGATCCTGGCGACCACGGGAAACCCGAAGCGGTTTCCGACCGAAGACTGGCGCGTGGTCAAGGCGCTCGGTGGCGGCGGCCCGCTGATGGACATCGGCAGCCACCGCTTGGACTTGTTCCTGCAATTGTTCGGACGACCGCGGCATGTCCAAGCGGCTTGTGCGCCGTCGCCGGAACATGACACCGAAGACATGGCGTCGCTGTTGATCGAATTCGAAAACGGCTGCCACGGCGTCTTGCAGTGCTACTTCGGCACGCTCGACACCCCGGACCGTTTGGAAGTGATCGGCACCGACGGTCGGGCCACGACCGAAGACCTTAACGCCGGCGACTTGACGATCATCACCGCCGACGGTCGCCGCACCGAGTCGCATCCGCCACACGCCAACCTGCACGCCCCGCTGATCAGCGACTTCAGCGACGCGATTGTTTCCGGCCGCCCACCAATCGTGACCGGCGAACTCGGCATGGCGACCAACGAAATGATGGCCATCGCCTACCGCGAATCCTCGGGCAACCGACGGCAGTAA
- a CDS encoding P-loop NTPase, protein MKTDQTFIGAYTRNRRRAGMQPTAASAPDATVDSTAGQVTEKRLDRMTEQVTEPVTEQPTEQVADRAHPSPPPSHLHPTPVDRAKVVEQLLGQSMTISDTFVELREVWSEQPAGQVLRIDRPVTTPVETKSAAPTQPVANTETITNADPPQPGTDVREMEAIADKIDELSVAIDALAEPPANAESNPAATKPTHQVQTPTPPAAPIESPAPVQTPAPVESDTAIESAAAIQIQASPAPQAAAQSRATVEPQATSPEPPAPRWAGATWEVDAFDLPSTVAELFFDEAFFRSIAEHLGQSVREGLRSVLVTSLSAGEGRSTVAIGTAIAAAATGIRVALIDIDLHTPSQADLLRLEVEADWVTAIRQGTRIEDAAIASIEDGVTLLPLVLSQHRGMPITATEIDRLLEQLDGCFDLLLFDGPVAAAWATPQIASAVDSSLIVRDARTTSKHAVATAAVKLRRQGVQGIGVVDNFCG, encoded by the coding sequence ATGAAGACCGACCAGACGTTCATCGGCGCTTACACACGCAACCGCCGTCGCGCAGGCATGCAACCAACGGCTGCGTCCGCGCCCGATGCCACGGTCGATTCAACGGCCGGGCAGGTCACCGAGAAACGCCTCGACCGGATGACCGAACAGGTCACCGAACCAGTCACGGAACAGCCCACCGAACAGGTCGCTGACCGGGCGCACCCGTCGCCCCCGCCATCGCACCTGCACCCGACGCCCGTCGATCGAGCGAAAGTGGTCGAGCAATTGCTCGGCCAATCGATGACAATTTCTGACACCTTTGTCGAGCTCCGTGAAGTCTGGAGCGAACAGCCAGCCGGACAGGTTTTGCGCATCGATCGCCCCGTGACGACGCCGGTCGAAACGAAATCTGCCGCGCCGACACAGCCGGTTGCGAACACGGAAACGATCACCAACGCCGATCCGCCCCAGCCGGGAACTGACGTTCGTGAAATGGAGGCGATCGCCGACAAGATTGACGAATTGTCCGTTGCGATCGACGCGTTGGCGGAACCCCCTGCGAACGCGGAATCAAATCCTGCCGCGACAAAACCGACGCATCAGGTTCAAACGCCGACGCCACCGGCCGCACCCATCGAATCGCCTGCCCCGGTTCAGACGCCTGCCCCGGTCGAGTCCGACACGGCGATCGAGTCCGCTGCGGCGATCCAGATTCAAGCCTCACCGGCCCCTCAAGCTGCCGCCCAATCACGAGCGACAGTCGAGCCCCAGGCTACTTCGCCCGAGCCGCCCGCCCCGCGTTGGGCCGGCGCGACCTGGGAAGTCGACGCGTTCGATCTTCCCTCCACCGTCGCGGAACTGTTTTTCGACGAAGCCTTCTTTCGCTCGATCGCCGAACACCTCGGTCAATCGGTTCGCGAAGGACTGCGCAGCGTCCTGGTCACCAGCCTGTCCGCCGGCGAAGGGCGTTCGACGGTCGCGATCGGAACCGCGATCGCCGCGGCCGCCACGGGAATCCGTGTGGCACTGATCGACATCGATCTGCACACGCCCAGCCAAGCGGACTTGTTGCGGTTGGAAGTCGAAGCCGACTGGGTGACCGCGATCCGTCAGGGCACGCGGATCGAAGACGCCGCGATCGCATCGATCGAAGACGGCGTGACACTGTTGCCGTTGGTGCTGTCACAGCATCGCGGCATGCCGATCACCGCGACCGAAATCGATCGGCTGTTGGAACAACTCGACGGCTGTTTCGATCTGCTGTTGTTCGACGGCCCGGTCGCCGCCGCGTGGGCGACCCCGCAAATCGCGTCGGCCGTCGATTCCAGCCTGATCGTCCGCGATGCCCGAACGACCAGCAAACACGCCGTCGCAACGGCCGCCGTCAAGCTCCGCCGCCAAGGCGTTCAAGGCATCGGCGTAGTCGACAACTTCTGCGGGTGA
- a CDS encoding PVC-type heme-binding CxxCH protein, with protein MIRLSHRLFPPCLAALLFCTVSPAADFADQLPRIAPTEPGETLDDFRIADGYQIQLVAAEPLVNSPVAIQWDAEGALFVCEMRGYSEDRDDQLSRITRLIDTDNDGVFDRHTVYADKLLWPTALFPYDGGLFVADAPDIFYLKDNDGDGVADSKQVVFTGFSISNVQGLLNSFHWGLDNRIHLACGTVGGKVRRADQDASAAVEVRGHDMAFDPKTYEFTLTSGGAQHGMCFDDWGRKFVSSNSDHLQQVMYEDRYIRRNPLLVAPSARQSIAADGPQAEVFRISPVEPWRIVRTRLRVAGLVGGPVEGGGRAAGYFTGATGVTIYRGDAWPQTDHSLAIVGDVGSNLVHRKRLTPSGVQLVGERIDPKSEFVASTDNWFRPAQFECGPDGALSIIDVYREVIEHPASLPPEIKQHLDLTSGRNRGRIYRVVPDGYQHRPTPDLNTFDSESLAGLLQHANAWHRETAARLIYQRQDKAIAATLRRQLEQSPTPQGRLHSLYALSGLGLLTADDVIGRFDDDHPQVVRHAVRLAEQFASDQAVIGSLKPLVGHASIDVRYQLAFSLGEYDFDAKPQWLAELLLNAPGDHAPGDHAPGDRWIQSAVSSSTGGQTDQLFAALLNSDSVGRLAPFVLELATQIDRGDSGDQRRRSLAALVDATPPPSLLPAIGRLHRSDRRADIGKDLYNRAESLAADLIPIALDQVADTKRTDSDRIRAIGWLTDAPIDQVFPTLVKVLRQSESSELQSAVIGAMGRSDSPELIDILLEPWPTWSPRLRSAAGDVLFATAERSTAVLDAIDAGTIDAADISLTRWNTLASSRDPELRKRAQGFLETTKGPSRESIIERYQETFQLTGDVERGAEVFKTQCAGCHQSGDVGHAIGPSLAAAATRGGESILTNVLDPNREVNPQYVNYVVLTTDGRTIAGMIASENANSITLRRAENVSDTILRQDIELLRNTNQSIMPEGFEKAIPPQAMADLIEYLIKSLNR; from the coding sequence ATGATCCGTCTGTCCCACCGTTTGTTCCCTCCCTGCCTGGCCGCCCTGCTCTTTTGCACAGTTTCTCCCGCGGCCGACTTTGCCGATCAACTGCCACGGATCGCACCGACCGAACCGGGCGAGACGTTGGACGACTTCCGAATCGCCGACGGCTACCAGATCCAACTCGTCGCCGCCGAACCGTTGGTCAACAGCCCCGTGGCAATCCAGTGGGATGCCGAAGGGGCATTGTTCGTTTGCGAGATGCGCGGCTACAGCGAAGACCGTGATGACCAGCTTTCACGGATCACGCGATTGATCGATACCGACAACGACGGCGTCTTCGATCGACACACCGTTTATGCCGACAAGCTGCTGTGGCCGACGGCGTTGTTTCCTTACGACGGAGGACTATTCGTCGCCGATGCGCCCGACATCTTTTATCTGAAAGACAACGACGGCGATGGCGTCGCCGATTCAAAGCAAGTCGTGTTCACCGGTTTCTCCATCAGCAACGTCCAGGGTCTATTGAATTCGTTCCACTGGGGCTTGGACAACCGCATCCATCTGGCATGTGGCACCGTCGGCGGCAAGGTGCGACGGGCCGACCAAGATGCATCGGCAGCCGTGGAAGTCCGCGGACACGACATGGCGTTTGATCCGAAAACGTACGAATTCACCTTGACCAGCGGCGGCGCCCAACACGGGATGTGCTTCGACGACTGGGGACGCAAATTCGTTTCCTCCAATAGCGACCACCTGCAACAAGTGATGTACGAAGACCGCTACATCCGCCGCAATCCGTTGCTGGTCGCCCCCTCAGCCCGCCAATCGATCGCCGCCGATGGGCCGCAAGCGGAAGTGTTTCGGATCAGCCCGGTCGAACCATGGCGGATCGTCCGAACCCGGCTCCGCGTCGCAGGCTTGGTGGGCGGCCCGGTCGAAGGCGGCGGACGCGCCGCAGGGTACTTTACCGGCGCGACCGGCGTGACGATCTATCGCGGTGATGCCTGGCCGCAAACCGATCACTCCTTGGCCATCGTCGGCGACGTCGGCAGCAACCTGGTCCACCGCAAACGCCTGACGCCATCGGGAGTCCAATTAGTCGGAGAGCGCATCGACCCCAAATCTGAATTCGTCGCGTCGACCGACAATTGGTTCCGTCCGGCCCAATTCGAGTGCGGACCCGATGGTGCTTTGTCGATCATCGATGTTTACCGCGAAGTCATCGAGCACCCCGCAAGTCTGCCGCCGGAAATCAAGCAGCATTTGGACCTGACCTCCGGCCGCAATCGCGGGCGAATCTATCGTGTCGTTCCCGATGGGTATCAACATCGCCCGACGCCCGATTTGAACACGTTCGATTCCGAGTCGCTGGCGGGTCTGCTGCAGCACGCCAACGCTTGGCACCGCGAAACCGCGGCCCGATTGATCTACCAGCGTCAGGACAAAGCGATCGCCGCGACGTTGCGGCGGCAACTGGAACAGAGCCCGACGCCGCAGGGACGACTGCATTCACTTTACGCGCTGTCCGGTTTGGGCTTGCTGACTGCCGACGATGTGATCGGTCGTTTTGATGACGATCATCCCCAGGTCGTCCGCCATGCGGTCCGGCTGGCCGAACAGTTTGCTTCCGACCAAGCCGTCATCGGATCTCTGAAACCGCTTGTAGGCCACGCCTCCATCGACGTTCGTTATCAACTGGCGTTTTCGCTCGGCGAGTATGACTTTGATGCCAAACCACAGTGGCTCGCGGAATTGCTGCTCAATGCCCCCGGCGACCATGCCCCCGGCGACCATGCCCCCGGCGACCGCTGGATCCAATCCGCCGTCTCGAGTTCCACCGGCGGCCAAACAGATCAATTGTTTGCGGCGCTATTGAATTCTGATTCGGTTGGCCGGCTCGCTCCGTTTGTGCTGGAACTTGCGACACAAATCGACCGCGGCGATTCCGGCGACCAACGCCGTCGTTCGCTCGCCGCGTTGGTCGATGCGACGCCGCCCCCCAGTCTGTTGCCGGCGATCGGACGTTTGCATCGGTCGGATCGACGAGCGGACATCGGCAAGGATCTTTACAACCGCGCCGAGTCGCTTGCCGCCGATTTGATCCCGATCGCGTTGGACCAGGTCGCCGATACAAAGCGTACCGATTCCGACCGGATTCGGGCGATCGGATGGCTGACCGATGCCCCGATCGACCAAGTCTTTCCGACGCTGGTGAAGGTCTTGCGTCAAAGCGAATCGTCCGAGTTACAAAGCGCCGTGATCGGCGCGATGGGCCGCAGCGATTCACCCGAATTGATCGACATTCTGCTGGAACCGTGGCCGACCTGGAGTCCTCGGCTTCGAAGTGCCGCCGGGGATGTTCTGTTCGCGACGGCCGAACGATCGACCGCGGTGTTGGACGCGATCGATGCGGGGACGATCGATGCCGCCGACATTTCATTGACGCGTTGGAACACACTCGCATCGAGTCGCGATCCGGAACTGCGAAAGCGCGCCCAAGGCTTCTTGGAGACGACGAAAGGACCCTCGCGCGAATCGATCATCGAGCGGTACCAAGAAACGTTTCAGTTGACCGGTGATGTGGAGCGTGGAGCCGAAGTTTTCAAGACGCAGTGTGCCGGATGTCATCAATCGGGCGATGTCGGACATGCGATCGGTCCCAGCTTGGCCGCCGCGGCAACACGCGGAGGAGAGTCGATTCTGACAAACGTGCTGGATCCCAATCGTGAAGTCAATCCGCAATACGTCAATTACGTCGTGTTGACGACCGACGGCCGAACGATCGCGGGGATGATCGCATCGGAGAACGCCAACAGCATCACGCTGCGTCGTGCGGAAAACGTCTCCGACACCATCTTGCGACAGGACATCGAATTGCTGCGAAACACCAACCAATCGATCATGCCCGAAGGTTTCGAAAAAGCGATCCCGCCCCAAGCCATGGCCGACCTGATCGAGTACCTGATCAAGAGTCTGAACCGCTAA
- a CDS encoding DUF1559 domain-containing protein, producing the protein MVARENRSERSRRFSKRSGFTLVELLVVIAIIGILVGLLLPAVQAAREAARRMSCSNNFKQIGIGLHNYHSAFKQLPKHGTGTPSGNGGNPEAPNPGTSAGSSNRLEVSWLVSMLPYVEQQGLWDRIGNPLTDASTGAVFPPMGPCPRRSLAQHANARYEPWLTEIPMFRCPSDPGVGLPAQGRTNYIACVGDSMRSWHGGRRDNGTDFGANGPQHRQASCRGVFVHRFDSKIRDILDGLSNTIAAGEIATSLGDNDVRTRAALAPSGRDTIWLEGGVQECDIYIDPDRPRFWLATATFTNPHGPGGHPEQKRGFRWAHSRSLWGMFTTISPPNSPLCTDWNNFNAGILPPSSRHQGGCHILLADGSVRFITDSIEAGDQTSAQVGIDANMVSPGRPSPFGLWGALGTRASSEVISAEF; encoded by the coding sequence GTGGTTGCTAGAGAGAATCGTTCCGAAAGATCCCGTCGTTTTTCCAAACGGTCGGGGTTCACCTTGGTCGAACTGTTGGTCGTGATCGCGATCATCGGAATCCTGGTCGGGCTGTTGTTGCCCGCGGTCCAGGCGGCGCGTGAGGCGGCTCGCCGGATGAGTTGCAGCAACAACTTCAAGCAGATCGGGATCGGGCTTCACAACTATCATTCGGCGTTCAAGCAGTTGCCCAAGCACGGCACGGGAACGCCCAGCGGGAACGGTGGAAACCCGGAGGCGCCCAACCCCGGCACTTCGGCCGGCTCAAGTAATCGTTTGGAAGTCAGCTGGTTGGTTTCGATGTTGCCCTACGTCGAGCAGCAGGGGCTTTGGGACCGCATCGGCAATCCGCTGACCGACGCGAGCACCGGAGCGGTGTTTCCTCCGATGGGGCCGTGCCCTCGCCGCTCGCTTGCCCAGCACGCCAACGCGCGGTACGAACCGTGGCTGACGGAGATCCCGATGTTTCGCTGTCCGAGTGATCCCGGCGTCGGATTGCCGGCGCAAGGGCGAACCAACTACATCGCGTGTGTCGGCGATTCGATGAGGAGCTGGCATGGAGGTCGTCGCGACAACGGGACCGATTTTGGCGCAAACGGTCCGCAGCATCGACAGGCATCGTGCCGCGGAGTGTTTGTTCATCGTTTCGATTCGAAAATCCGCGACATCCTGGACGGTTTGTCCAACACGATCGCTGCCGGCGAGATCGCGACCAGCTTGGGCGACAACGATGTCCGCACGCGCGCCGCGCTGGCACCGAGCGGTCGCGACACGATCTGGCTGGAAGGCGGCGTGCAGGAATGCGACATCTACATCGATCCGGATCGGCCTCGGTTTTGGTTGGCCACCGCCACGTTCACCAACCCTCACGGGCCCGGCGGCCACCCGGAACAGAAACGGGGGTTCCGCTGGGCACACAGCCGATCGTTGTGGGGGATGTTCACCACGATTTCGCCCCCGAATTCTCCACTCTGCACGGACTGGAATAATTTTAACGCGGGCATCTTGCCGCCCAGCAGCCGACACCAGGGAGGCTGCCACATCCTGTTGGCCGATGGTTCGGTCCGCTTCATCACCGATTCGATCGAGGCGGGAGATCAGACCAGTGCCCAAGTCGGAATCGATGCAAACATGGTCTCACCGGGCAGACCAAGTCCGTTCGGTCTGTGGGGAGCGCTCGGCACACGCGCGTCGTCGGAAGTCATCTCCGCGGAGTTCTAG
- the metH gene encoding methionine synthase, with amino-acid sequence MLQANSTADLLSELVRERILLLDGAMGTMIQRLGLDEAGVRGERFADHHKDLKNFSDILCLTHPEKITDIHRAYYEAGSDIVETNSFGASPVGMVEFDLPLELVDEINRAAVACARKAADEWTERTPDKPRFVAGSIGPTTMQLAISTKVDDPSFRPTTFEAMRASYRAQVESLVNAGVDILLPETAIDTLNLKSCLFAIQDFFNAGGRRVPVMVSGTFDKGGRTFVSGQSVEAFFTALEHFPMLSVGMNCALGPDVMRPHIEELSHVAGVPISCHPNAGLPNEMGQFDLGPKAMADIVGEFADNGWINILGGCCGTTPDHIRAMSDRVAGLKPKQETPGPVYTRLSGLLPMVMRPEVPFTMIGERTNVTGSRKFARLIRDEDYDTAVEIAREQVENGATIIDINFDDALLDGAAAMVRFLRLISGDDVTASVPVMIDSSKWEVIEAGLQNVQGKAIVNSISLKDGEEAFIERANLVRQYGAAAVVMAFDEHGQAATEDEKVRISKRAYEILVNQVGFPPEDIIFDPNILTVATGISEHDNYAVDFINAIRRIKQECPGAKTSGGVSNISFSFRGNDRVREAMHSAFLFHAIEAGLDMGIVNAGQLEVYEEIPKDLLEHVEDVLLNRRSDATDRLLELAETFKGTGKKKAGEELAWRDAPVAERMKHALIKGIDKFIEEDAEEARQSFDRCLQVIEGPLMDGMQVVGDLFGEGKMFLPQVVKSARVMKKAVAYLEPFMEEEKRVAGLENASARGKFLIATVKGDVHDIGKNIVGVVLQCNNFEVVDLGVMVNADEILDEAAKHNADIIGLSGLITPSLDEMINVAREMKRRGLTVPLLIGGATTSAKHTAVKIAPAYDPPVVHVVDASRSVGVVERLLSDELRDDFIEKNAQEQVKLVASFKERKQKLVPYTEALEKRFATDWENVRIDQPSFTGIRVLQDVPLTEIRDYIDWSPFFMTWELKGKYPKIFDDDVVGEEAKKIFDDANKLLDQIIADGSLKARAVYGFWPAASDGDDVILYTDETRQTELTRFHFLRQQWERKGQKDFRSLADYVAPVDSGRKDYIGGFAVTAGIGAAELAASYRAKHDDYNAIMVQAVADRCAEALAEMLHQQARRDWSYGAEESLSTEQLIDEAYRGIRPAAGYPACPDHTEKRTLFDLLDAEANASVELTSSYAMTPGAAVSGLYFAHPDARYFTVDRVTKDQIEDYARRKGKPVAEIEKWLMPNLAYEPE; translated from the coding sequence ATGCTGCAAGCCAATTCGACCGCCGACCTGCTGTCCGAACTCGTCCGTGAACGCATCCTACTGCTCGATGGGGCGATGGGGACGATGATCCAGCGATTGGGGCTAGATGAAGCCGGGGTGCGTGGAGAGCGTTTCGCCGATCACCACAAGGACCTGAAAAACTTTTCGGACATCCTGTGTCTGACGCACCCCGAAAAGATCACCGACATCCACCGAGCCTATTACGAAGCCGGATCGGACATTGTCGAAACCAACTCGTTCGGCGCGTCGCCGGTGGGGATGGTGGAGTTCGATCTGCCGCTGGAGTTGGTCGATGAGATCAACCGGGCCGCGGTCGCGTGCGCGCGAAAAGCCGCCGATGAGTGGACCGAACGGACGCCCGACAAGCCGCGGTTCGTAGCCGGTTCGATCGGGCCGACGACGATGCAGCTGGCCATCAGCACCAAAGTCGACGATCCGTCGTTTCGCCCGACGACCTTCGAAGCAATGCGAGCCAGCTATCGCGCCCAAGTCGAATCGCTGGTGAACGCCGGCGTCGATATTCTGCTACCGGAAACGGCGATCGACACGCTGAACTTGAAGTCGTGTTTGTTCGCGATCCAGGACTTTTTCAATGCCGGCGGACGCCGCGTGCCGGTGATGGTCAGCGGCACCTTTGACAAGGGCGGCCGGACGTTCGTCAGCGGACAATCGGTCGAGGCCTTTTTCACAGCGCTGGAGCATTTCCCGATGTTGTCGGTCGGAATGAACTGCGCCCTCGGACCCGATGTGATGCGTCCCCACATCGAAGAGTTGTCTCACGTCGCGGGAGTCCCGATCAGCTGTCACCCCAACGCCGGTTTGCCCAACGAAATGGGCCAATTCGATCTCGGCCCCAAAGCGATGGCGGACATCGTCGGCGAATTTGCCGACAACGGCTGGATCAATATCCTGGGCGGATGCTGTGGCACCACGCCCGACCACATCCGCGCGATGTCCGATCGCGTCGCAGGGCTGAAACCGAAGCAGGAAACGCCTGGTCCGGTCTACACCCGTCTGTCCGGTTTGTTGCCGATGGTGATGCGGCCCGAAGTGCCGTTCACGATGATCGGCGAACGGACCAATGTGACCGGAAGCCGCAAGTTCGCTCGACTGATTCGCGACGAAGACTACGACACCGCGGTCGAAATCGCCCGTGAACAGGTCGAAAACGGCGCGACGATCATCGACATCAACTTCGACGACGCGCTGTTGGACGGTGCGGCGGCGATGGTCCGTTTTCTGCGTTTGATCTCGGGTGACGACGTGACCGCGTCGGTGCCGGTGATGATCGACAGCAGTAAATGGGAAGTCATCGAGGCGGGGCTGCAAAACGTCCAGGGCAAAGCGATCGTCAATTCGATCTCGCTGAAGGATGGCGAAGAAGCGTTCATCGAGCGAGCCAATTTGGTGCGTCAGTACGGTGCCGCGGCCGTCGTGATGGCCTTCGACGAACACGGCCAAGCGGCGACCGAAGACGAGAAGGTGCGGATTTCCAAACGCGCCTACGAAATCCTGGTCAACCAAGTCGGTTTCCCTCCCGAAGACATCATCTTTGACCCCAACATCCTGACCGTCGCCACGGGCATCTCCGAGCACGACAACTACGCCGTCGACTTCATCAACGCGATCCGCCGGATCAAGCAAGAATGCCCGGGGGCGAAAACCAGCGGTGGTGTCAGCAACATCAGCTTCTCCTTTCGCGGCAACGACCGCGTCCGTGAAGCGATGCACAGCGCGTTCCTGTTCCACGCCATCGAAGCCGGTTTGGACATGGGCATCGTCAACGCCGGTCAGTTGGAAGTTTACGAAGAAATCCCCAAGGATTTGCTCGAACACGTCGAAGACGTGCTGCTGAACCGTCGCAGCGATGCGACCGACCGCTTGTTGGAACTGGCCGAAACGTTCAAGGGAACCGGCAAGAAGAAGGCCGGCGAGGAATTGGCCTGGCGTGACGCGCCCGTGGCAGAGCGGATGAAACATGCGTTGATCAAGGGCATCGACAAGTTCATCGAAGAGGACGCCGAAGAGGCCAGACAGAGCTTTGACCGGTGTCTGCAAGTGATCGAAGGCCCCTTGATGGACGGCATGCAAGTCGTCGGTGACCTATTCGGCGAAGGAAAGATGTTCCTGCCCCAAGTCGTCAAATCGGCGCGCGTGATGAAGAAGGCGGTCGCCTACCTGGAACCGTTCATGGAGGAAGAGAAACGTGTCGCGGGATTGGAAAACGCTTCGGCGCGCGGAAAGTTCCTGATCGCCACGGTCAAGGGCGACGTGCACGACATCGGTAAAAACATCGTCGGCGTCGTGTTGCAGTGCAACAACTTTGAAGTCGTCGATCTTGGCGTGATGGTCAACGCCGACGAAATCCTGGACGAAGCGGCCAAGCACAACGCCGACATCATCGGGCTGTCCGGATTGATCACGCCCAGCTTGGACGAAATGATCAACGTCGCCCGCGAGATGAAGCGTCGCGGCCTGACGGTGCCACTGTTGATCGGCGGGGCAACCACCAGCGCCAAGCACACCGCCGTGAAGATCGCACCGGCTTATGATCCGCCCGTCGTGCACGTCGTCGATGCCAGCCGCAGCGTCGGTGTCGTCGAACGCTTGCTCAGCGATGAACTGCGCGATGACTTCATCGAAAAGAACGCCCAGGAACAGGTCAAGCTGGTCGCCAGTTTCAAGGAACGAAAACAAAAGCTGGTGCCGTATACCGAGGCGCTCGAAAAACGCTTCGCAACCGATTGGGAAAACGTCCGCATCGACCAGCCCTCGTTCACCGGAATCCGCGTCTTGCAGGATGTGCCGCTGACCGAGATTCGTGACTACATCGACTGGTCACCGTTCTTCATGACTTGGGAATTGAAAGGCAAGTATCCCAAGATTTTTGACGACGACGTGGTCGGTGAAGAGGCGAAGAAGATCTTTGACGATGCCAACAAACTGCTCGACCAAATCATCGCCGACGGCAGTTTGAAGGCCCGTGCGGTGTACGGATTTTGGCCGGCCGCCAGCGACGGTGACGACGTGATCTTGTACACCGATGAAACCCGTCAAACCGAACTGACGCGTTTCCATTTCCTCCGCCAGCAATGGGAGCGAAAGGGGCAAAAGGACTTCCGCAGTCTGGCCGACTACGTCGCTCCGGTCGATAGCGGACGGAAGGACTACATCGGCGGCTTTGCCGTCACGGCAGGGATCGGTGCGGCGGAGTTGGCGGCCAGTTACAGGGCCAAGCACGACGATTACAACGCCATCATGGTTCAAGCGGTCGCCGATCGTTGTGCCGAGGCGCTGGCGGAGATGCTTCACCAGCAGGCGCGTCGCGATTGGTCCTACGGTGCCGAAGAATCATTGTCCACCGAACAGCTGATCGACGAAGCCTATCGTGGCATCCGCCCGGCCGCCGGCTACCCGGCGTGCCCCGACCACACCGAGAAGCGGACGTTGTTCGACTTGCTTGACGCCGAAGCCAACGCGTCGGTGGAATTGACCAGTTCGTATGCGATGACACCTGGCGCGGCGGTCAGCGGTTTGTACTTCGCCCACCCCGACGCCCGGTACTTCACCGTCGATCGCGTCACCAAGGACCAGATCGAAGACTACGCCCGACGCAAGGGCAAGCCGGTCGCCGAGATCGAAAAGTGGCTGATGCCCAACCTGGCCTACGAACCAGAGTAG